ATATAAAGACAATTACATCCATGAATTGTggatgtttataaaaatatgacTAAAGAAGTTagtagtaaaaaaaaattattactcaGTTATCATTAATTGAAGTATACATTTTTATGTATTTGTACAAGAAAATGACTATACACTATAAATTaggtattattataaattaagatTAGAACAAAGTAACAGAAATTCTGAATAATGCTTACCTATTATAGCATATAACAGTATATaacatatatgtgtgtatatatgttatacattatatacatatacattatatatatataatgggaaatgttaaataatttttatttatagtcTATAGCAATTTGTAAGGATCTATATATTATTCTAAATTATACAATGGTAGATGTAATTATTGGTACAGTACATAATTTGGTACacaaacatttaaaaatattgaaaaaattgtttatatcatttcttttttgtatGGATCTTTATTCAAAATATCTTGTCTACAGACAAAAACAAAATTACATCAGCATAGTAGAGAAGATAtaactaataaaaatattttgcaattactttatatttaaacaaaagtaTTGGTACATTTTGGATAAGTCTATGTTAAATTGTAATGTAATATTTTGTAGTGGTGTTATGTTTCCTCCAGACTATCTGTAATAATAATATCTGACTATCTGAGTTGAATGTATTGAATTTATTCTCATCAGAGaataatatttgattttaaAAGTTAATAGTTTTATATGGAAATTCTTTCACATGCATTAATCGTTTTTATTTATTGATGTAATTAACAGTTTTTTTAGAACAACACATTATAATATCCAACATTTTCTACGACTTTTCGTATCATTTTTAAGTTAATTTGTTTAATGTAATCTTCTGCAATCATTGCTGAAATCTTTGtggaatttatttacaaatttcctTTAATTATGTtaactattttttatatttccctTTTCAATAATTTAGGTAACCTACTACTCTGTATGTAATTATAGAAATTTAATATAACAGCAAATCTTTATACCTTGTTTATACAAAttcaatataatttttcttccttctgatataatttttattctttgacTTGATCTTTTTAaaatagtttttaatttttgtgtaCCAAACAGCGTATTGTGCCAATACTTATGTCTACCATTGTATATATAAACTGTGCAACGTGATAATCAAGTAGCTAACTAGTAAAATTGCCTGATTGTATTGAACTTTTAACAAAATCTATATTATTCTTCTATTTACAAGTATACTGtgccaaaatttttatctaTATACAGATTATACAATCTCTGCACtctgaaaaaagaatattaattttgttattagTTTTTTTTATAATGAGATATATAAAGGTtcatacaaaattatatttaaaacttATGTTTGTTAGATATAATAAATGATTGTAATGTATTAATGGTACAAAAATCAttgcaaaaattacaaaatattgatgctttttaattttgaatatatcTTACAACATTGTAATTGAATATGATTTTTATGTATGTCACGTGTGTATTATTATCAGtgtaaatgaataaaaacaatTGTAGTTTTAGTATTTTACCTTAACCTTAGGTATAATGTTTTCCTATTTAACGAAAAatgtgaataatattttttgtgtTGCCACTTCGAATTCGCTCTATAGGATCAGTATACTGGATTTTAATCCAAAACCAAAAAACATGCATTCAAAATGTGTTAGGGccattatatttaataatagatTTTTTAGCTAAATTTTATGACTAATCATTAAACCTGTCTTTCTAATTTTTACGGTTGGTCCATTTGTAACCTAACTACCACCTGTCCATAATAGAGATGTTCCGATCCAATTATCCAACAAAAATGTTCTCGTATCGAATTAAGTGAGTATCGATATGAAAGTAAAAGTGGTTATGTTAAGTTATTATAGTTTAGCAGTTAAAGTAAAACAAATAAACGAGCAGTTAAACAAATAAAGGATGCTTCGATTTACGATCACTGTTTATTTTCCGTCTTCTATTTCAGAATGTAAGTGGACAAAAATAAATGATTTAGATTTTCATTTCATAGAACTGATTGCAATTGGAGAAAGTGTTAAGTATAAAGCAaggttattatattaattattcgttttgtaatttaaaaaacaaagtaTGAACAAAtaatgtgtattttattttttatatgcaAAGACATGTGTTCCTTTCATATCATTGAAGACTGAGTGGTAATTATTGTTCagataaaaattgttcataatctcGTCTTCTACAACATACTCAAAAATCATCAGGATCGTGGTGTACATTTTGCAGTTttaaaaaaagtttttttttgttaaagaaTTAGCAGAAGCACATtactttttcaagctttgcaaTTTATACTTTCTTTTGAGATACAAATAAAGACTTtgtgaaaaaaaacaaaaaaagatagATGTATTTAGAACAAAGTTATTAAACTGTATACTTATCAAAATTTAATCTCCATAATTTATACAGGTAATTCCTTATCCTAGTAAAAAACGTAATACTTTTTCATTTAGAATAAAATGtagataataaatatattcaaaGCTTCTATCTCGTGGTACTTGCTGTGACAATTCTAAACAAAACCTTCCAAAACGTTTTGTGTCTAATAACCTAGGGGTGATACATTTTGAAATATAGTAATTGTGGCACcatataaaaatgttcgattcTTGAATCGATTCTAAATCGAAGTGAATAGAATCGATTCATCAGAAaatcgaattttgaaaaaatgattcaaaaaatcaatttttcgattctGATTAAACTTTAAAATCTTTAGATTAGATGTttagatatttatatataaaatatgataaaaggaaaaattaacTAGAATTTAAATGGTATgttaattattgtttattaatcatttatttagtgatcatgaatttaaaaataatagttcTTGTAAGTGGTCCGAAAATATTCGGTTACATTCATTGACCAATATCAATTTTTGAATATTGAAGGAAAAGAACTTTTATGCTTTTATCATAAAATGAAGACAAATGGAGTCAAACAAAATGCACCTAAAATAATGGTTGAATCAGGTTCTCACTTCCGAGATGTTCGACAAATGGATGATCTAACTAAAAAATCGATTTGTGCCAGAATTGGACATCAaagaatcgattaaaaaaaatcgcTACATCTCTACATGTAATGTCTTTTCTACATCTCGTTTGCGACGAAGATGCATTTAGTGTTATTCTCTTCAAGCAGTACGAATCAATGACTTTGGGTTACAGACTTTAATCATAGATAGTTAATAACTATCTACTCCGATTTTAACCATTGTAACAGtttaaaaattaacatttgacAGAAAGTGTTATAACCTCAAATTCATTGTCTTAAATTTGATGTGCAAATACAATAATAGACAGAATATAGCATTATGACAGATACAAAGCAAAAAATCATACTAGAATTTAATGCGGAATTAGGTTCCGATTTAAAGGGACTTGAAAAAATATATGAATTTCATCAGTGTTTGAATATACGgaagaacgaaattgaaaaatcggTATAAATTTAtggatttttatattatttaaattgaaaatttgtaataaatatgttaccaactatttttatatacatttgacgtttcttttttttttcataaatgtagtttaaaaattaaaacagtctttaattatttgttttttaattctTAGTTATCAATGGCATCATCTGAAGCTCCTTCCGAAGTTAAAATGATTATAGAAAATGTGGAAAGAACAAGTATTGAATTTCAACAATTAGAAAAATGTTCTGAAGAATTCAGGAATAATATACAAGAAATAATgtgtgaaaatgataaaaatttaaatatacaagAAATTATTGACACAATAAGTTACTTGGATAAATCCTTGGCATacttacattttataaaatacgttgaaaatattaggtaaatttttatttagaaatatatatatattatatttgttttaagGATTACATATTTTTTAGTGATGAAGTTCAAGTATCATTAGCAGCTGGTGATGATGAATCAACTATTTCATTGTATACAAATCTTACAGATATTAGTTGTCAATTGCAATTGTCTACTTGTCATCATCTTGTGAACTATGTAAGAGAAACACTTCACTTTTGGCACAACCTCATAAAGGATAAATTGTCTAAGTACATTCTTACTTtatatactttttaaaattaatatattgtaaTACACACTATGTAGTATGTATAAGGTAATTCCTATAAAAGTGATAGATGCTATTGTGTCTGAAGTTTGAAGACATTTGATAAAACAGTTTATGGAAGAATAGTTAGGCTGGAGGGAGATATATTGTGAAAAcaggttttttttattttttgagcCAATCAATTTTAAAGTAAGTCAATGATATAAGACGAGTCTGTGTTAAAAACATATTCAAATGTACTTCTTTATAAATTCGTTTCTTTACGTTTTTACGTTTTTGTGCAACTTCAAATAACATTACATAATAGATGTTAAACTTGGTTTAGATTATCACTTTATAGAGTAgaaaatgtaacattttattttaaaaaacgaaGTTAATCATGAATTTAATGCCTTTATTCAAAACACAATTCCTTCACCTTTAAAAAATCTACttctaaaataaatacttttgaaatGTACAGTTTTTTCGTGATATTAGAATTATATTATCTTATACATATGCGATTCTTGTGAAATGAAACATTTGTGTGTGTGTAGGGTGTAGTATGAGTGTAAGATGCAATACATAATTGTTACCACAATATTTTAGGCACTTCTGACAATTGGACAATTGTAATATTAAaagttttaaacaaatttttttttataaatagtcAAGGTGACGTTAAATGGcacaacatatttttcatttcatagtgttgtaattgatGTTAAGCCAAGTTTAACAACCTGCTATATTATGATCTTAAAATAACCttgaatttataaatgtaaGGTCAATCAAGGGAAATGTTatcatggaaaattattttatttagatCAAATTACACATTCAATGCAGTGATCTTCAACAGGAAAAATAACCATCTGTTCATTGGTGAGATGTACTTTATTCATTTTGTAATGATGACAATCATTCTTCTTTGTAATTCTATTAGTATAGAAGTGTCTAAATAATCCACTATTGGTAATAACACAAATGGAAGCAGACTTGTACATTATATCATGATGTTACACAAATTATATTGATATTTTCTTACACTTGCaaaatgttttataatattgtaaagTCTTTAAGTGCTTATGGAgtatttgaaaaatagaaaaggattaagtaaaatattagaaataattgCAAATGACTAATGGTCTTAGAACATTTCAAAGAAAATCTACATACTTCTATTTGTGCTGTTACTACCAATACTGGATTATCTAAACATTCTATTAAGAAGAATGGTTATCATctttataaaatgaataaagCACAGCATGATGGATGGGCATCATCTAAATTTTATGCCATGGTTGGttgatgcatatgaaagtaaacttggaaaatattaaacaagtcTTGattcaattcaaactcacattatAATTGATACTACACAAGATATCTTTATTTGTGCTACTTATATTCCCTTTTTAATGTCTATATGGCTATTGAATTTGTTATGATTtgctgtaataaaaaatattgtagttttatttaaaaagtaaacgtagatgttaatttttttaaaaaatattataaaaaacatttttcctCATGAAACTCACTGCTTTGAATTGTATAatttgatcgaaataaaataattttccatataTAGAGTTTGTTTTGATTGACTtcatatttataaattcaaaGACATAATATAGCAAGTCCTTTGTAATGTTAGTTACAATACTGTGAAGTCAAAAGTACATTGTGTCATTTAAAGTCATTCTGACtttttaccaaaaaataaatttattaaaaattttgtaatattgaaagctaattaattttctttgtaacatttttttatccaATTGTCTTTCTTATTGGAAGTGCCTGAAAAAAACATAGTGATAGTTATATGCTACAccttgtttgaaaattattcatcaGATTAGatatattaaaatatgaaaTCATGTAATACATTTGATaacttataacttttttaaacaGTTTAGTAACTCTACTTTTATGATTATGACTGTAATCATTTATTTGTCACTCTTGTATCTGTTcaaaattaagaattttatagtgaataattttcaaacagacATATATATACTGATAGGTGATTATgaatacataaaattttcaGAGAATACAATGACATATTAAAGGCATTAAAATGGCCTTTTTGTGGCAATAattctaatttattaaatacatatatgCCAGAAACATTGACTAAGTTTAAAATACTTAcagaatatttattacatttacaATTACCGTATCCTTTCACTTACTTAAATATACTTTTTTGTGTTTTGTTAAAGTCAttattacatacatatattagtATTACTTGAAATAATGGTTTATAGTGTTTGGAATAATCTTGCAAAACAATGAATagcaaagaagaaaaagaaagaatcgtGGATTTAAATGTTAATTGTGTCTGTTTTGAATTATACTACttataaaattttactcgaaaatgAAAATGCAAACTGTTATAATTAGATATCAACAAGGAGTTTACACCCCTCCATAGGAATTTTCAAGTTCTTTTTACCCTTATCTCCTTAAATGATTAAGTCAGAGGATTTGGGTGATGTTTGTTTGTACaactttgaaatattcttcctaATAATTTGGAGCTAAATATCTATACATTATCTTTTAGTTACATACATATTGCGAATGTAACAATATTGTTAAGAATTTTACATAAAAGATGTTTTATccttaacaaaatatttatagagAAGACTCTATTAAACCAGCGGTAACATCAGTATTATTAACAGACTTTACACCAGTGAGTTTGCCAATTTCATTGATGGTACGGCCACTTAGACAAAGATTTATATATCACTTCACAGGTTCCAAATTAACTAATCGACAAGATAAACCAGAATGGTTTTTCACTCAAATATTAACATGGATCAAAGATCACATTCAATGGGTACAAAAGAATGTTCAACCGGTTGCAAATTCAATTGGTTTTAATCATGTGGATATGAAGGTATTATAAGTTtaactatattttattattcgtatactgcaatatattattaaagatttatacaaattattttatcttGATAGGTAGAATTTATGCAGGCTTTGGTACAATTAGCAGTTGAAAAACTTCATTTAGAGTTATCAATAGTACAGTATGATGATGCTTTATTTGCTCATTTGGTGGATGAAGCTTTAGGTTTTGAAAGAGAATTAAGAGAAACATTATCTTATCCTCCAACACAGCCAGCCACTGTTTTTGTTCTTACACAAGCTCATATTTTTGTAAAGTGGATTAATATGGAAAAAAAGTGTAAGAACATAAACTTGTTACATACTTCTTAATAAAGTATTGTATAATTgccaataatattattatattaaaatattagatGCTACTGAGAAAATGGATGCAATTTTAAGTTCAAATACTGCTTGGGAAAAATTATCAAACTCTGATGTTGATGATCTGAAGGTAACTGAATGTGCAGATGCTTTCTTAACTCTTCTTACAACAATTTCTGACAGATACAAACATTTACCTCAACCAGGTCACAGGTAAATGAATTAGATGTACTAATTGATAGTCAAATTTATAGCAAACCTTTAGTCTACTATTGTCACATAAGAATCATATTGTGTCATTGTTGTGTATGAAAAGTAAGTTATTTTAAAAGATTTTTTATCCTTTTTTATTTAATCTCTTATAAAATACCTCATTGTTATTTTTGTTAAAGATTATCATTATAgtaacgaaatattaataaaataatgtttGAATCAATATACGTACATAAAGAATGATGTTAATACATTCACTGCGGTGGCTTCTTCTGTGGATGTTATTTTTGCCAGTATGGATCAATCGTATTCTGTTCTAGACTTTTATATCTGGTGGTATCCTCTTAGTACATAATGAAGATTCAATAAAATATGGCTTATACAGAATGAAACCCAATATGAAGCATATATGTACCATACCGCAGTGAACATGTTAACTATGAACTATTTTCAATGTAATACCTAAAAGGAGTGGGTGGTAGGTTTTTTAAGTAACTAATACACACAGTTTGACCCATGATTTTATCAAAAGACATTTTTTCTCTTCTACATTTCTTTCAGTACACAAGTAACAATAAAAGGTTGATTAGAATGGTTATCATTTTCATTCTTTACatctaaaaaaattaaattttttaaatattttatttgaagcagcaatatcattattaaattaaaacatATAATTTACGAAGGTTACAATTTTTGGAGCTACAGCTAGAACTAATTGATGACTGGAGAATAAGGTTACTTCAATTATTACATGAAACTGATGAAGATCCTTTAACGTCTCTCATGCCATGTATCCTAAATACATTACATTATGTTGCAACTGTCTTGGAAGAATGGGGTGTAACAGTagtaagtatttttaaaaataagtacATTTATACATATTTGGCATTATTAATGCATCCTTTAATTCTTTCATTTGTAGCATTTTTTGCAactgtatttttttaaaaaacaatttgAAGCAGTTCAATCTGCTACATTAGAAGGAAGTGATGTGACTGAAAATATAAGTGGAGATATTGAAGGTTCTGTATTTGATGAAGCAGTTGCACTTTTAAGAAGATTAGAAAAAGagttaataaatgaaattaGTGACTCTGTAGCTTTAGATATAAAGGCAAGGAGTAGACCTTATAGAACAGATAAgtaagtatatttaaaataaagttaAAGTTAAACTATTTATATTACACATTCCAATCACTTTTAAATTTTTTGGCAGTTCATATTTTATGATTACACAAGCTTAtctttattttgttttaaagtagtaaaaatattcataatgaaaaattacagaataatttttattgtcaAAGTGGGTACTGCTAGCTTagtttaattatataattatattatcgaCAAAATCTTATATCACGGATGATGgacaatataattttatacaagTACATTTTCTAGCAAAAAAGTAATAAGCTAATTATGTCATTGCTCATAATATGATACCAAATATTATTAgtagtaataaataaattatcactTTTTCCCAAAATATAGTTAATTAGAGAAAATGTAATTACACATAAGATGAATAACAatataaaatcaaaataaagTCACTTTTTTTTTCCAGATGGTTTGCAATGCAGTCGATTAAAGAAGTAGTTTCTTTATCAGTTACTCCAAGTGGATATTCTATGTTTCAAGAATTAACGACACAACTCAATCTACTGTACAATGCACTTGCTTTACCACTATATAATCAGGCTTGGAAAAATTTGGCTTTACAATTTGATCAAGTTAGATAAGAAATTACAACTATTTacatacaaaattattattatatgagCCAtttaatgtaacaaatgtatCTTTTATTACAGTTTCTTTTAGAAGAAGTTGTTCTAGTGAATCATTTTAATACAGGTGGAGCTGAGCAACTAGAGTatgatatttttagaaatttgtttccattaTTTGGCTTGTACATCAGTAAACCAGAATCATATTTTCCACTGTGAGTCACAAATGATAATATGTATGTAACTATTGTGttgtattttaaatgtttcattttttatcatttaaattaatttcagaaTTAAAGAAGcatgtattttattaaatattttgttgggTTCAGCAATGTTACTACTTGAAGCTTTAAACAATAATGATGAGGTtgcaagaaaagaaatattagcGGATATTGGTATTCACAAAATGTCTCCTGAACTTGCTTTGAAAGTACTTAGAACAAGAACAGATATTACCTATGTATAAGGTACTGTGTTCCTGTTACTaacttaaaaaattaaatgtattttttcaaaataacaaAGGAATGAAATTGTAAATGAATTGTAGAACTCtttactttaatttatttacatatttggaaaaattatttatatataatatttagcaTATTAATGTAATACCGCCATTATCTGcacctaataataataatcgattaAGAGGAAGAACCGCCATTGTAGTCAGGAGTCCTTTAAAAGTATCAGATTTCAATTTTGATGATGAAAATGAAGCTGTTGTTTCTATGGATGTATAAACTCCCACGCGATTTGCTGTTGTTCCTATTATGAGTTCTTGTTCATAAGTGGACATGCAATGAACTGGTTCTGTGGATCCTCTAAAAAATGTAaatcaattaaaataaattttgtaagtAATTcttaatttaagaaatttaacaTGTctctgtatttattttataatatacagtATGTAAATTGTATGGGCTATACATTTTTTGAGTCACTGTAGTACAAGGGTATATCATATTGTAAATGCAAAAATTCCATAAATTGAGTAAATTTTAAGTTAGTAAATTGTTTAGCATATAGTACCAGATATTAATGAGAATAAAACCATATAAGTAAcagcaaaaatgataaaaaattgtgATATTAACCTGGAATTACATTTTCGAAGCGTACAATTTATTGAGGCCCAAAAATGTGAAAGTGTCGAAAAATACCATACTTGTCCAAATGATTAAATAGTAAgctgtatatttttattctcttATAATTGcagaattgtattttattttattactttatGATTGATTGTTATCGAAAATCTGTTATGTGATCTGTAGAATGCAATTTTAATAGATGCTTATAGTCTACATTAATAAAGGATCTAAACTTATCAGAGTCTGAAGCTAATTACTTTGGGAGGcacttttttttctaaaattttaacTCCATTTAAAACTTTAAGGACAGTGATTTTTTTACaagaacaaaattataaaaattattagcatcaacaataattttaatacaagaaaaatgatactttcaattacaagtaACTCTAAAATTGTATGGGCTCTCATAATATATACTCTAAAGGGTATTTACGAAATTGTAGAACCTTTTTTCAGAATCAATTTCTCATGCCAAAGTAAAACAAAACATTTATTATCATTTTGTAATCTGAAGTTTCTTTATTGAGATATAAGCAGTTAAAGTTTGTAGAGATAATTATCAATTTGCACTATTAAAATCTCTAAAAATTAGTCAGCTGAATGTATAGTTATAGATACATGTATAAACATGTGTCATtgcacgttatacattatcatATACTACTGATACTACTGCCTTAAATGTCACTTCATGGACTTTAATGAATTTTTGCACTggttttaatcatttgtaacatAATAACATGAAATATTCAATCTTCAATTatagtagaaaaataaaatttcatattaaaAAATCCAGGGACTTACACTAAAACAAACATAAAGGTAGGAATGAATAAAGTGCCCCTATATATGCAAAAAGTGTAtgagaaatttaaattactctttgaagttattgttcACTGTATAATACTTTTTTGTTCTTACTctattattaatttgtttatAAGTGACCAAAACTACATGCCTTGTTTTACTGACTGAGGTATTTCAACTTTTTTCTATAACTGTTAAGTATTCCATATTTAACTCAcaataaagtaataattgtataaatgtGACTAACAATATAATATCTTCCAGACTATTTTGGTCTATAGTTCTTTGATTAAATACAAACTATTAGTAagtgtattaaaaaatgttttggaCAAaagttatgtatatttttacctaGAATAGgg
The Ptiloglossa arizonensis isolate GNS036 chromosome 12, iyPtiAriz1_principal, whole genome shotgun sequence DNA segment above includes these coding regions:
- the Rint1 gene encoding RAD50 interactor 1, which translates into the protein MTDTKQKIILEFNAELGSDLKGLEKIYEFHQCLNIRKNEIEKSLSMASSEAPSEVKMIIENVERTSIEFQQLEKCSEEFRNNIQEIMCENDKNLNIQEIIDTISYLDKSLAYLHFIKYVENISDEVQVSLAAGDDESTISLYTNLTDISCQLQLSTCHHLVNYVRETLHFWHNLIKDKLSKEYNDILKALKWPFCGNNSNLLNTYMPETLTKFKILTEYLLHLQLPEDSIKPAVTSVLLTDFTPVSLPISLMVRPLRQRFIYHFTGSKLTNRQDKPEWFFTQILTWIKDHIQWVQKNVQPVANSIGFNHVDMKVEFMQALVQLAVEKLHLELSIVQYDDALFAHLVDEALGFERELRETLSYPPTQPATVFVLTQAHIFVKWINMEKKYATEKMDAILSSNTAWEKLSNSDVDDLKVTECADAFLTLLTTISDRYKHLPQPGHRLQFLELQLELIDDWRIRLLQLLHETDEDPLTSLMPCILNTLHYVATVLEEWGVTVHFLQLYFFKKQFEAVQSATLEGSDVTENISGDIEGSVFDEAVALLRRLEKELINEISDSVALDIKARSRPYRTDKWFAMQSIKEVVSLSVTPSGYSMFQELTTQLNLLYNALALPLYNQAWKNLALQFDQFLLEEVVLVNHFNTGGAEQLEYDIFRNLFPLFGLYISKPESYFPLIKEACILLNILLGSAMLLLEALNNNDEVARKEILADIGIHKMSPELALKVLRTRTDITYV